The proteins below come from a single Eucalyptus grandis isolate ANBG69807.140 chromosome 3, ASM1654582v1, whole genome shotgun sequence genomic window:
- the LOC120291296 gene encoding uncharacterized protein LOC120291296: MNALAEDRILGCRSCRKVFGMLPLCDMRTMDYVWSSIIDHCFKASQVVGSSGFSFDLHALILPVESSHAFAQLEFHQEPEKGGIVHEQISFCLDVHVIAEDCSCDQSPFHALSCLSDV; encoded by the exons ATGAACGCTCTTGCAGAGGACAGGATTTTAGGTTGCAGAAGTTGCAGAAAAGTTTTCGGCATGCTCCCTTTATGTGACATGCGAACCATGGATTATGTATGGAGCAGCATCATCGATCATTG CTTCAAAGCCTCACAGGTCGTGGGTTCATCAGGCTTCTCATTCGATCTGCATGCGTTGATTCTTCCTGTCGAATCCTCTCATGCCTTTGCACAACTAG AATTTCATCAAGAACCTGAGAAAGGAGGCATTGTGCATGAGCAGATCAGTTTTTGCCTGGATGTTCATGTGATTGCGGAGGACTGCAGCTGTGATCAAAGTCCATTTCATGCTTTATCTTGTTTATCAGATGTTTGA